Part of the Acidobacteriota bacterium genome is shown below.
ATCGCTCCCTAAAGAGATGCTTATAGCGCTTGCCCGAGCTCACAAACCCTCCCCTTATCCTACTACCATCGGCGGAGCAGCATCGATAGTTGCCGGTGGGTTTATGGTGGGCTCAGTAACCGCAGCTGATATCGCCCGTTATGCTAAACCGCGGATGAAGGATATATTCTACGCTGCCTCAACTGCAATGGGCGTCTCTGCCTTCCTCCATTTTGTGGGTTCACTTTTAGCGATGGGAAGTGGGGTTTATCACGAACATCTGCCCCAATTGATCATCTCCCCTCGCTATCTTGGGCTGGGGCTCCTCGGCTTTATCACCCTTCTTCTTGCCCAATGGACGACTAACGATAACAACCTGTACTCGGCGGTGCTCGCTTTAAACAACATAATCCGGGTAGAAAGATGGAAGCTGACCATCACTGCCGGTATTTTTGCCTCCGCCCTTTCCGCCTTGGGGATACTTGAGCGTCTTTCTTTATTTCTCACCCTCCTCACTGTAGGCATCGGTCCCATCGGTGGGATCATAATAACCGATTTCTATCTCCTGAAAGGAAAATCACTATCTTCCAAGGGGAGAAGCCTTTTAGTAAAATGGAAGCCGGAAGCGCTTATCTCCTACTTTCTCGCTTTTGCCATCGGTTGGCTTACTTCGGGGCATCCCTTTACCCCTACAATATTCCCCTTTTCGGTATTTGCCTTTAATAGTATCATTTCAGCGATTATCCTTTACTACCTATTAACAAAAATTGTAAGGAGGAAGGGATAGATGGCTTTTTCTCAAACAATTGAGGCGTATGACCTCCTCGATTCCCCAAAAGCTTCGGGGGAGCGGGTAAGGGAGGCGTTAAGGCAAAGAGGGGTAGTTGAGATCGAGGTAAGAAAGCTAAAAGGGGGAAAGGGGGAAACCGACTTCGTCAAAATAATCTTCCCCGGCACAAGCAGTAAGAGAAGCGGAGGAGACGCCCCTACCCTCGGGGTGATCGGTCGACTGGGCGGTATTGGAGCAAGGCCCCATAAGCTGGGGCTCGTCTCCGATGCTGATGGAGCAATAACCGCCATCGCTACCGCTTTTAAACTGGCTGATATGGTGAAGGAAGGGGATATCCTCGCTGGAGATGTTATAGTTAGTACCCACATCTGTCCCACTGCTCCGATAAAGCCGAGGAAACCGGTAGATTTTATGGATTCGCCGATAGAACTATCTTCGATCCTTGATTATGAGGTAGATCAATCAATGGAAGCCATTCTCTCCATCGATGCCACCAAGGGGAACCGGGTGATAAACTATCGCGGATTCGCCATCTCTCCAACGGTGAAGGAGGGTTACATCCTCCGGGTGAGTGAGGATTTGCTCGACATAATGGAGCGGGTTACCGGCAGAGCGCCTCGGGTATTTGCCATTACCACCCAGGACATCACTCCTTATGGAAATGGGATATATCACCTAAACAGCATAATGCAACCTGCCACCGTAACCAAGGCTCCAGTGGTGGGAATAGCGATAACCACTGAAGTAATGGTTCCCGGCTGCGGCACGGGAACCAATCAGGTGATAGATATTGAACAAGCGGTAAGGTTCATTATCGAGGTAGCCAAGGAA
Proteins encoded:
- a CDS encoding cytosine permease; translated protein: MNEENALFEDYSLKEVPREKREHWLNIAFVWVGVAIVMSALLRGMMVGMGLGSISSLLLAYALGEGILIVMMGLTGYIGAKLGLSTPLIARRSFGEAGSYIISLSIALSLLGWFGVQASLFAETIATYTQLPLSLPLASFLGGLLMMLPVIVGFKGLKNLSFLAVPLMLAIFIYAGIKMGGKSLPKEMLIALARAHKPSPYPTTIGGAASIVAGGFMVGSVTAADIARYAKPRMKDIFYAASTAMGVSAFLHFVGSLLAMGSGVYHEHLPQLIISPRYLGLGLLGFITLLLAQWTTNDNNLYSAVLALNNIIRVERWKLTITAGIFASALSALGILERLSLFLTLLTVGIGPIGGIIITDFYLLKGKSLSSKGRSLLVKWKPEALISYFLAFAIGWLTSGHPFTPTIFPFSVFAFNSIISAIILYYLLTKIVRRKG
- a CDS encoding DUF1177 domain-containing protein; translated protein: MAFSQTIEAYDLLDSPKASGERVREALRQRGVVEIEVRKLKGGKGETDFVKIIFPGTSSKRSGGDAPTLGVIGRLGGIGARPHKLGLVSDADGAITAIATAFKLADMVKEGDILAGDVIVSTHICPTAPIKPRKPVDFMDSPIELSSILDYEVDQSMEAILSIDATKGNRVINYRGFAISPTVKEGYILRVSEDLLDIMERVTGRAPRVFAITTQDITPYGNGIYHLNSIMQPATVTKAPVVGIAITTEVMVPGCGTGTNQVIDIEQAVRFIIEVAKEFGEKKAKFYDENEFSRLVELYGPLDQLQRLGD